Proteins encoded in a region of the Gulosibacter sediminis genome:
- a CDS encoding DEAD/DEAH box helicase, whose translation MAALLPSLQVGQLQGSIGDYIRTTFGLAERQVAEKLDEFLGDSTNGIFRGPYIRTRLPFRAAEREATEVLEWYGAPYPPHGHQLAAFERLSSARHTGGDGPRPTMVTTGTGSGKTEAFLYPILDHVLRMQRAGQTGMKALILYPMNALANDQARRLAQLISAHPELSGVSAGLFVGEAGPKRSKVSRDGLITDRGTMRAKAPDILLTNYKMLDQLLLRHDDQGIWQQSATSLQYLVLDEFHTYDGAQGTDVAMLLRRLGLALKRHWPQNPAARASLGIDAAAEAAPLGKITPVATSATLGGDDPTVMLDFANTVFGGGFDTGSVVGETRYTVAQWAAEAMRIPAGRPRLLGAEGVDAPAIDTTAVAAAVSGAGDEPLDLARRVVAELFTDPGEFVAADAEVLHDALRAHPLVLEVLERTAAPVALDALVAGILNGSVTRDADAAADTVNAVLAALSQVRAAVGFRAPSVDVNVWIREVTRLDRIAGPSVGFRWKDDGETFLQENQDAHSDAGRDAVPAVYCRHCGRSGWGIAVKSTGEHRALAPASVNPREESVRKTGNFRALIYADREADQHYEKNEPVPGFGWWDVRERSVFATHPGLEGGDVDTNILPVRWLDGEDAERDTRNDVCPACGQRDGIRFMGAAVATLLSVVTTSLFGDGELDDAEKKELVFTDSVQDAAHRAGFVQSRAHTFGLRNAIRRALGTQTRTLAELATEMLARATTQADRYRLLGPDIVDRESFRSFWQTADANNVDLPTRRRVAKRMAFDLSLEFGLQSSFARTLEKTGSVTAEVDTGTPELLERLAREAVSGFEFNAELGSDGEIAGPTLVAWARGVLEQLRSRGGIMHPWLKAYIKDSGLRYRVWGGRPHREGMPAFPKGRSAPAFARVGANPKHGKAEYLLDDLTSPTGWYARWTSRILDVPKEASGRLVRRLFDALAEGELVETHHVERGGTSPAFALAPERILVRPASDADLTAGNTMLECDSCGALTAGSPTTVAQLDGARCPVLQCHDGMLRRHALKPDNYYRTLYAESNMRRVVAREHTSLLPDDVRLAYEQAFKGAETQPDAPNVLVATPTLEMGIDIGDLSTVVLASLPRTVANYVQRVGRAGRLSGSALALAFVPGRHDQLAWYQEPLELINGEVPAPATYLDAVEILKRQFLATIFDEIAARGGQQGTRRAIDVLASADADTPLGHVIDEIQEFGGELLERYLACFDTVDADGARRSLLRDDSVAELRAWLRAGDDGVVPVAADLAAASRAFALEVDRLDRRITETSRLIEELEKRAEAPAATEEDASELRAAVSIHRMLRRTRAELDNEFWVAALERVGVLPNYTLLDDAVDLDVAVSWIDADTQVFAQESFRYTRDASNAIRDFAPGATFYAQGLAIEVDSVETGANGEAVHTWVCCPTCGHVHDLTLEQVAELGPCPRCGEAAFADTGQQLLAIELEKVSAQVRRDEHLISDASDERVQHHFTMLDLADIDPDAVLTQWFDAKTGFGVKYARAVTLRTLNLGTQRDGSGSAERLLGGVTTSAPLFRVCRECGHRDTEPGDNSWREHQPWCSHRKLRDEDPVQVALARTLETQGLLLRLPDAVQTDEFVLPSLAAALRLGLREVIGGDPQHLDIALVRDVSHAGAGTATFTGLLVHDRVPGGTGYLADHATPDGLERILVSALEVLEACVCQHEQRAACHRCLLPFAPGRATKNVWRSTGVRVLRQLLGVPRDDVESAPRHHWEVKAEDPGKRDSGSALEQQFRTALLGGLEVMAATVTQQPTTFGNSLTVTMPQRSLITVQPEQHLAGARPDFLFESSNAADGRLAVFLDGYQFHATQAIDRLADDAAKRAAIRETGTTVISLTWEDVDEFLRGVPAELPSWARESRTYDGLGTQLGLNAGDIERIFANPMSRILDWMRDPQLAMSAWQRILAALPMLMIGTGQTAELGERSVAAAALECLDAPLPPGAPTAAQRRDGSFVAVTQYQPGGSGPTFTSALVLDDGADALADAGFRAQWREYLHWSNVLGHDAANTVVSTRSLLAGASDVAATPAVPGGTPDYAFGSQWQLALEYALPDEVEALAPLQQAGVVPAPEVGEELETGVLVLASWPDARLAFAPGLGESELALVRDAGFEARDAAGIINYFTERGGA comes from the coding sequence GTGGCCGCGCTGCTGCCGTCGCTGCAGGTCGGCCAATTACAGGGATCGATCGGCGACTACATACGCACGACCTTCGGCCTCGCCGAGCGGCAGGTCGCCGAGAAGCTCGACGAGTTTCTCGGCGACTCGACGAACGGCATTTTTCGCGGACCGTACATCCGCACGCGCCTGCCCTTCAGGGCCGCCGAGCGCGAGGCCACCGAGGTGCTCGAGTGGTACGGGGCACCGTATCCGCCGCACGGCCACCAGCTCGCCGCCTTCGAACGGCTGAGCTCGGCGCGTCACACGGGCGGCGACGGCCCGCGGCCGACGATGGTCACCACCGGCACTGGCTCGGGCAAGACCGAGGCGTTCCTCTACCCGATTCTCGACCACGTGCTGCGAATGCAGCGCGCCGGGCAGACGGGCATGAAGGCGCTCATCCTTTACCCGATGAACGCGCTCGCGAACGACCAAGCGCGACGGCTCGCGCAGCTCATCTCGGCGCATCCGGAACTCTCGGGGGTCAGCGCGGGCCTGTTCGTCGGCGAGGCAGGCCCCAAACGCTCGAAGGTGAGCCGCGACGGGCTCATCACCGACCGCGGCACCATGCGGGCGAAGGCGCCCGACATTCTGCTCACCAACTACAAGATGCTCGACCAGCTGCTGCTGCGCCACGACGACCAGGGCATCTGGCAGCAGAGCGCCACGAGCCTGCAGTACCTCGTGCTCGACGAGTTCCACACCTACGACGGCGCGCAGGGCACCGACGTCGCCATGCTGCTGCGCCGCCTCGGCCTCGCGCTCAAGCGGCACTGGCCGCAGAACCCGGCTGCCCGCGCATCCCTCGGCATCGACGCCGCGGCCGAGGCGGCGCCGCTCGGCAAAATCACGCCCGTCGCCACCTCGGCGACGCTCGGCGGCGACGACCCGACGGTGATGCTCGACTTCGCGAACACCGTGTTCGGCGGCGGCTTCGACACCGGCAGCGTCGTGGGCGAGACGCGCTACACGGTGGCGCAGTGGGCGGCCGAGGCCATGCGCATCCCTGCCGGCCGGCCGCGGCTGCTCGGCGCCGAGGGCGTCGACGCGCCCGCGATCGACACCACCGCCGTTGCCGCCGCCGTGTCTGGCGCGGGCGACGAACCGCTCGACCTCGCGCGCCGCGTCGTCGCCGAGCTCTTCACCGATCCGGGGGAGTTCGTCGCGGCCGACGCCGAGGTGCTCCACGATGCGCTGCGCGCGCATCCGCTCGTGCTCGAGGTGCTTGAACGCACGGCCGCCCCGGTGGCGCTCGATGCGCTCGTCGCGGGCATCCTCAACGGCTCGGTCACGCGCGACGCCGATGCCGCCGCCGACACCGTGAACGCCGTGCTCGCGGCGCTGAGCCAGGTGCGCGCCGCCGTCGGCTTCCGCGCGCCCTCGGTCGACGTGAACGTGTGGATCCGCGAAGTCACCCGCCTCGACCGCATCGCCGGCCCGAGCGTCGGCTTCCGCTGGAAAGACGACGGCGAGACGTTCTTGCAAGAGAACCAAGACGCGCACTCTGACGCGGGGCGCGACGCCGTGCCCGCCGTGTACTGTCGCCACTGCGGCCGCAGCGGCTGGGGCATCGCGGTGAAGAGCACCGGCGAGCACCGCGCCCTCGCGCCCGCGAGCGTGAACCCGCGCGAAGAGTCGGTGCGCAAAACCGGCAACTTTCGGGCCCTCATCTACGCCGACCGCGAGGCCGACCAGCACTACGAGAAGAACGAGCCCGTGCCCGGCTTCGGGTGGTGGGACGTGCGCGAGCGCAGCGTGTTCGCGACGCATCCGGGGCTCGAGGGCGGCGACGTCGACACGAACATTCTCCCCGTTCGCTGGCTCGACGGCGAAGACGCCGAGCGCGACACCCGCAACGACGTGTGCCCGGCGTGCGGGCAGCGCGACGGCATTCGCTTCATGGGCGCCGCCGTCGCCACGCTGCTCTCGGTGGTGACCACCTCGCTGTTCGGCGACGGCGAGCTCGACGACGCCGAGAAGAAAGAGCTCGTCTTTACCGACAGCGTGCAAGACGCCGCGCACCGCGCCGGCTTCGTGCAGTCGCGCGCGCACACCTTCGGGCTGCGCAACGCGATTCGTCGGGCGCTCGGCACGCAGACGCGCACCCTCGCCGAACTTGCGACCGAGATGCTCGCGCGCGCGACGACTCAGGCCGACCGCTACCGGCTGCTCGGGCCCGACATCGTCGACCGCGAGAGCTTTCGCAGCTTCTGGCAGACCGCCGACGCGAACAACGTCGACCTGCCCACGCGCCGCCGCGTCGCAAAGCGCATGGCCTTCGACCTCAGCCTCGAATTCGGGCTGCAGTCGTCGTTCGCGCGCACGCTCGAGAAGACCGGTTCGGTGACGGCCGAGGTCGACACCGGCACCCCCGAGCTGCTCGAACGCCTCGCCCGCGAGGCCGTGAGCGGGTTTGAATTCAATGCCGAGCTCGGCAGCGACGGCGAGATCGCCGGGCCGACGCTCGTCGCCTGGGCGCGAGGCGTGCTCGAGCAGCTGCGTTCGCGCGGCGGCATCATGCACCCGTGGCTCAAGGCCTACATCAAAGACAGCGGGCTGCGGTACCGCGTCTGGGGTGGGCGGCCGCACCGCGAGGGCATGCCGGCGTTCCCGAAGGGTCGCTCAGCGCCCGCCTTCGCCCGCGTCGGCGCGAACCCGAAGCACGGCAAGGCCGAGTACCTGCTCGACGACCTCACCTCGCCGACCGGCTGGTACGCGCGCTGGACCTCGCGCATCCTCGATGTGCCGAAGGAGGCGAGCGGGCGGCTCGTGCGACGGCTGTTCGACGCGCTCGCGGAGGGCGAGCTCGTCGAAACCCACCACGTGGAGCGCGGTGGCACGAGCCCGGCGTTCGCGCTCGCGCCCGAGCGCATTCTCGTGCGCCCCGCATCCGACGCCGACCTCACCGCCGGCAACACGATGCTCGAGTGCGACAGCTGCGGCGCGCTCACCGCGGGCAGCCCCACGACCGTGGCGCAGCTCGACGGGGCTCGATGCCCGGTGCTGCAGTGCCACGACGGCATGCTGCGCCGCCACGCGCTGAAGCCCGACAACTACTACCGCACGCTCTACGCCGAGTCGAACATGCGCCGCGTGGTCGCCCGCGAGCACACGAGCCTGCTGCCCGACGACGTGCGCCTCGCCTACGAGCAGGCGTTCAAGGGTGCCGAGACGCAGCCCGATGCGCCGAACGTGCTCGTGGCGACGCCGACGCTCGAGATGGGTATCGACATCGGCGACCTCTCGACCGTCGTCCTCGCCTCGCTGCCGCGAACCGTCGCGAACTACGTGCAGCGCGTGGGCCGCGCCGGTCGCCTCAGTGGGAGCGCGCTCGCGCTCGCGTTCGTACCGGGGCGGCACGATCAGCTCGCCTGGTACCAGGAGCCGCTCGAGCTCATCAACGGCGAGGTGCCCGCGCCGGCGACGTACCTCGACGCGGTCGAGATTCTCAAGCGACAGTTTCTCGCGACGATCTTCGACGAGATCGCCGCGCGGGGCGGTCAGCAGGGCACACGGCGGGCGATCGACGTGCTCGCCTCGGCCGACGCCGACACCCCGCTCGGGCACGTGATCGACGAGATTCAGGAGTTCGGCGGCGAGCTGCTCGAGCGCTATCTCGCGTGCTTCGATACGGTGGATGCTGACGGCGCGCGGCGCTCGCTGCTGCGTGACGACAGCGTGGCCGAGCTACGCGCGTGGCTTCGGGCGGGGGATGACGGCGTGGTGCCGGTCGCCGCCGACCTGGCCGCCGCATCCCGCGCGTTTGCGCTCGAGGTCGACCGGCTCGACCGGCGCATTACCGAGACCTCGCGGCTCATTGAGGAGTTGGAGAAACGGGCGGAGGCGCCCGCCGCGACCGAAGAGGATGCTTCGGAGCTGCGCGCTGCCGTGTCGATCCATCGCATGCTGCGGCGCACGCGCGCCGAACTTGACAACGAGTTCTGGGTGGCGGCGCTCGAGCGCGTCGGCGTGCTGCCGAACTACACGCTGCTCGACGACGCCGTCGACCTCGACGTCGCCGTGAGCTGGATCGACGCCGATACGCAGGTGTTCGCGCAGGAGTCGTTCCGCTACACCCGCGACGCCTCGAACGCGATCCGCGACTTCGCACCCGGCGCGACGTTCTACGCGCAGGGCCTCGCGATCGAAGTCGACAGCGTCGAGACCGGCGCGAACGGCGAGGCCGTGCACACCTGGGTGTGCTGCCCGACCTGCGGGCACGTGCACGACCTCACGCTCGAGCAGGTCGCGGAGCTTGGCCCCTGCCCGCGCTGCGGCGAGGCCGCGTTCGCCGACACGGGGCAGCAGCTTTTGGCGATTGAGCTCGAGAAAGTGTCGGCGCAGGTGCGCCGCGACGAGCACCTCATTTCTGACGCGAGCGACGAACGCGTGCAGCACCACTTCACGATGCTCGACCTCGCCGACATCGACCCCGACGCCGTGCTCACGCAGTGGTTCGACGCGAAGACTGGCTTCGGCGTGAAGTACGCGCGCGCCGTGACGCTGCGCACCCTGAACCTCGGCACGCAACGCGACGGCTCGGGCAGCGCCGAGCGGCTGCTCGGCGGGGTCACGACCTCGGCGCCGCTGTTTCGCGTCTGCCGCGAATGCGGGCACCGCGACACCGAGCCCGGCGACAACTCGTGGCGCGAGCATCAGCCGTGGTGTTCGCACCGCAAGCTGCGCGATGAAGACCCGGTGCAGGTGGCGCTCGCCCGCACCCTCGAGACGCAGGGGCTGCTGCTGCGCCTGCCCGACGCGGTGCAGACCGACGAGTTCGTGTTGCCCTCGCTCGCGGCGGCGCTGCGGCTCGGGCTGCGCGAGGTGATCGGCGGCGACCCGCAACACCTCGACATCGCGCTCGTGCGCGACGTCTCGCACGCGGGCGCTGGCACCGCAACCTTCACGGGCCTGCTCGTGCACGACCGCGTGCCCGGCGGCACCGGCTATCTTGCCGACCACGCGACACCCGACGGGCTCGAGCGCATCCTCGTCTCGGCCCTCGAGGTGCTCGAGGCATGCGTGTGCCAGCACGAGCAGCGGGCGGCGTGCCACCGCTGCCTGCTGCCATTCGCGCCCGGCCGCGCCACGAAGAACGTGTGGCGCTCGACCGGCGTGCGCGTGCTGCGGCAACTACTCGGCGTGCCGCGCGACGATGTCGAATCGGCGCCGCGGCACCACTGGGAGGTGAAGGCCGAAGACCCGGGCAAGCGCGACTCGGGCTCGGCCCTCGAGCAGCAGTTCCGCACGGCGCTGCTCGGCGGGCTCGAGGTGATGGCCGCGACCGTGACCCAGCAGCCCACCACCTTCGGCAACTCGCTCACCGTGACGATGCCGCAGCGCTCGCTCATCACGGTGCAGCCCGAGCAGCACCTCGCCGGCGCTCGCCCCGACTTTCTCTTCGAGTCGAGTAATGCGGCCGACGGGCGGCTCGCCGTGTTCCTCGACGGCTACCAGTTTCATGCGACGCAGGCGATCGACCGCCTCGCCGACGATGCCGCGAAGCGTGCGGCGATTCGCGAGACCGGCACCACCGTGATTTCGCTGACGTGGGAAGACGTCGACGAGTTCCTTCGTGGGGTTCCCGCTGAGCTGCCCTCCTGGGCCCGCGAGAGCCGCACCTACGACGGGCTCGGCACGCAGCTCGGGCTTAACGCCGGCGACATCGAGCGCATCTTCGCGAACCCGATGTCGCGCATCCTCGACTGGATGCGCGACCCGCAGCTCGCAATGTCGGCCTGGCAGCGAATCCTGGCCGCCCTGCCCATGCTGATGATCGGCACCGGCCAGACCGCCGAGCTCGGCGAGCGCAGCGTGGCGGCGGCGGCGCTCGAATGCCTCGACGCACCGCTTCCCCCTGGCGCTCCGACCGCGGCACAGCGGCGTGACGGCAGCTTTGTCGCCGTGACGCAGTACCAGCCGGGCGGCAGCGGACCGACGTTTACGAGTGCGCTCGTGCTCGACGACGGCGCCGATGCGCTCGCCGATGCAGGCTTCCGGGCGCAGTGGCGCGAATACCTGCACTGGTCGAATGTGCTCGGGCACGATGCCGCGAACACCGTCGTGTCGACGCGCTCGCTGCTTGCCGGGGCTTCTGACGTCGCTGCAACGCCCGCCGTGCCGGGTGGAACGCCCGACTACGCCTTCGGCTCGCAGTGGCAGCTCGCGCTCGAGTACGCGCTGCCCGACGAGGTCGAGGCGCTCGCGCCGCTGCAGCAGGCGGGCGTCGTGCCCGCGCCCGAGGTCGGCGAAGAGCTCGAGACGGGCGTGCTCGTGCTCGCGAGCTGGCCAGATGCGCGGCTCGCCTTCGCCCCCGGGCTCGGCGAGTCGGAGCTCGCGCTCGTGCGTGACGCCGGCTTCGAGGCGCGCGACGCGGCGGGCATCATCAACTACTTCACCGAACGAGGGGGAGCGTAA